From the Spirochaetota bacterium genome, one window contains:
- a CDS encoding glutamine synthetase family protein, with translation MVDNREYILKTAHDNDVKFIRLWFTDILGFLKSFAITSNELEDALEEGVRFDGSTIHGFVRKTEKEMIAMPDVETFEILPWRPKSNSVARMFCYIYNTDMTPYECDVRYILYKNLKKASDKGYLFYVGPEIEFFLFKNSESPQLLDRGGYFDLTPLDIASDIRRQMVLTLEEMGIGVKTSHHEGAPSQHEIDLRHDDALSIADNIMTFKTATKEIAQQNNIYASFMPKPLSQYNGCGMHIHQSLFKNEVNIFYDSNDEFMLSDIAKHYIAGLLKHAPEFFAISNQWVNSYKRLNYGFEAPIDLSWSINNPSSLIRITTSRTDNPNSVRVELRNPDPACNPYLLFSAILAAGLSGIEHNDPLPKPHNLSEGKSNFSTKSLPSNLSDALKLFEKSSLMRDALGDKLVELFIENKHYELDQYNRHITDYEIDTYLPIL, from the coding sequence ATAGTGGACAATCGCGAATATATTTTAAAAACAGCACATGATAATGATGTGAAGTTTATACGGTTATGGTTTACTGACATTTTAGGGTTTTTGAAAAGTTTTGCCATAACCAGTAACGAGCTTGAGGATGCTTTAGAAGAAGGAGTGCGATTTGACGGTTCTACAATACATGGGTTTGTACGTAAAACCGAAAAAGAAATGATTGCCATGCCCGATGTTGAAACATTTGAAATTTTACCATGGCGCCCCAAGAGCAATTCAGTAGCACGCATGTTCTGCTATATCTATAATACCGATATGACCCCGTATGAATGTGATGTTCGGTATATTCTGTATAAAAATCTTAAGAAAGCATCTGACAAAGGCTATTTATTCTATGTTGGCCCGGAAATTGAATTCTTTTTATTCAAAAATTCCGAATCACCTCAGCTTCTTGACCGTGGAGGATATTTTGACCTTACCCCACTTGATATTGCAAGCGATATCCGACGCCAGATGGTTCTTACACTTGAAGAAATGGGTATTGGCGTGAAGACATCCCATCATGAAGGCGCCCCCAGCCAGCATGAAATTGACCTGCGCCATGATGATGCTCTGAGCATAGCTGATAATATCATGACATTTAAAACAGCAACCAAGGAGATAGCCCAACAAAACAACATATACGCTTCATTCATGCCAAAACCACTATCACAGTACAATGGTTGTGGCATGCATATTCATCAGTCATTATTCAAAAACGAAGTAAATATTTTTTATGATAGTAACGATGAATTTATGCTTTCCGACATCGCAAAGCATTATATAGCAGGATTATTGAAACACGCTCCAGAGTTCTTTGCCATATCCAATCAGTGGGTAAATTCGTATAAACGTCTTAATTATGGATTTGAAGCACCCATTGACCTATCATGGAGTATCAATAATCCATCATCACTTATCCGCATTACCACATCAAGAACTGATAATCCAAATTCGGTCAGAGTTGAGCTCAGAAACCCGGACCCTGCATGCAATCCCTATCTGCTATTTTCAGCAATCTTAGCTGCAGGGCTTTCAGGCATTGAGCATAACGACCCACTGCCAAAACCTCATAATCTCAGTGAAGGGAAATCAAATTTTTCTACAAAGTCATTGCCTTCAAACCTTTCTGATGCTCTCAAATTATTTGAAAAAAGCAGCCTGATGCGCGATGCACTGGGCGACAAGCTGGTGGAACTATTTATAGAAAATAAACACTACGAGCTTGACCAGTATAATCGCCACATTACCGATTATGAAATTGATACCTATCTACCTATTTTATAG
- a CDS encoding Gfo/Idh/MocA family oxidoreductase: protein MKPVVALIGCGRIGFLLENDPLRYKPCTHYGGTKAARLSITHACDINEKRLHTFSKIAGIPQSHCYIDYQKLIEQEKPQCVIIASWTNTHSPIGITAAQNGAKVIVCEKPIASDLTQAKAFIDACTTYNTTLIINHERRYDYRYNYVQRLIRNNEIGPISSVYGFVFTPSKAHQPGSGGGPLLHDGTHLIDIVQYLFGNIAQVQGYTTRYSKDSLYEDYTIAHCLTTSGIHVTLEAGGHRDYFMFELQIFGTKGKIVIGNGYLQLYKPAKSKLYTGFNDLVAHAVTPKGKPDYFTKLYKEVKKCLKHSIPVTSSGYDGYSALEVIDAIYRSANQNGSTVSIRMQN, encoded by the coding sequence ATGAAACCTGTGGTTGCTCTCATTGGTTGTGGCCGTATTGGGTTTTTGCTGGAAAATGACCCACTGCGATATAAACCATGTACCCATTATGGCGGCACAAAAGCTGCACGGCTATCCATAACCCATGCCTGTGATATCAATGAAAAACGTTTGCACACTTTTTCAAAGATTGCAGGAATCCCTCAATCACACTGTTATATTGATTACCAGAAGCTTATAGAACAGGAAAAGCCACAATGCGTAATTATTGCTTCGTGGACCAATACCCATTCGCCAATTGGCATTACAGCAGCTCAAAATGGCGCAAAAGTTATTGTATGTGAAAAACCAATTGCCAGTGACCTTACACAGGCAAAAGCCTTTATTGACGCATGCACCACATACAATACAACACTCATTATTAACCATGAACGACGGTATGACTACCGGTATAACTATGTACAAAGGCTTATCCGCAACAATGAAATTGGCCCCATATCTTCGGTGTATGGTTTTGTCTTTACCCCATCAAAAGCCCATCAACCAGGTTCAGGTGGTGGACCTCTTCTGCACGATGGTACTCATTTAATTGATATTGTGCAGTATCTTTTTGGCAATATAGCACAGGTACAAGGGTACACCACCCGGTATTCAAAGGATTCACTCTATGAAGATTATACAATAGCTCATTGTTTGACCACTTCCGGCATCCATGTAACACTTGAAGCAGGCGGTCATCGTGATTACTTTATGTTTGAATTGCAGATATTTGGTACAAAAGGTAAGATAGTTATCGGTAACGGTTATTTGCAACTGTATAAGCCTGCAAAGTCAAAACTGTATACCGGATTTAATGACTTAGTAGCACATGCAGTAACTCCAAAAGGAAAACCAGATTATTTTACCAAACTTTATAAAGAAGTAAAAAAGTGCCTGAAACACTCAATACCGGTAACCTCAAGTGGATATGATGGATATAGTGCATTAGAAGTAATTGATGCTATTTATCGTTCAGCCAATCAAAATGGAAGTACTGTATCAATCAGGATGCAAAACTAA
- a CDS encoding riboflavin synthase: protein MFTGIIEEIGVVQSVKQSANGKLISIHARTVIEGTKIGDSIAIDGACQTVTAMGKDFFTVFASDVTLGITTLGLFKTGTQVNLERAMQPIGRLGGHLVQGHVDATGKIVSLQKLPDGLKVTLTVPDGISKFIVPKGSIAIDGISLTVVDKKDTIELYCIPETITNTTLAHKKTGDMVNVEVDIIAKYVYYMVTQIKGGDSSLEKKLREEGFLS, encoded by the coding sequence ATGTTTACCGGCATTATAGAAGAGATTGGTGTGGTACAATCTGTAAAACAATCTGCAAATGGTAAATTAATTTCCATACATGCGCGTACGGTTATTGAAGGTACTAAAATTGGTGATTCCATTGCCATTGATGGAGCCTGCCAGACTGTGACAGCAATGGGCAAGGATTTCTTTACCGTATTTGCTTCGGATGTAACGCTTGGCATCACCACACTTGGATTATTTAAAACAGGAACACAGGTTAATCTGGAACGTGCCATGCAGCCTATAGGTCGTTTGGGTGGACATCTGGTGCAGGGGCATGTGGATGCAACAGGAAAAATTGTTTCACTGCAAAAATTGCCTGATGGGCTAAAAGTTACACTAACTGTGCCTGATGGCATCAGCAAGTTTATTGTTCCCAAAGGCTCAATTGCTATCGATGGCATATCACTGACGGTGGTGGATAAAAAAGACACAATAGAGCTTTACTGTATCCCGGAAACTATCACTAATACAACGCTTGCTCATAAAAAAACTGGTGACATGGTTAATGTTGAAGTGGATATTATTGCTAAGTATGTGTATTATATGGTTACACAAATAAAGGGGGGTGATAGTTCCCTTGAGAAAAAGCTTAGGGAAGAAGGTTTCTTAAGTTAA
- the ribD gene encoding bifunctional diaminohydroxyphosphoribosylaminopyrimidine deaminase/5-amino-6-(5-phosphoribosylamino)uracil reductase RibD, with the protein MNRIEKLFLTDMESQKHNEYMTLALQLAFGRLGVTSPNPAVGAVIVKDDTIIAKGSTQACGLDHAEVVALKNAAGNTTGASMYVTLEPCCHWGKTPPCTDAIIKAGIKKVMIPALDPNPAVAGKGVRALQQAGVEVVFLRQFSQPAIDLIRPFKKSILRHRPFVIHKAAISLDGRTATTTGDSKWISSPVSRLLVHRLRACADTIIVGKATVEMDNPALTVRYTEFPPEAEKFFATRQYTAVGYSNSFINGLLELWKTDVTHDLKKVVIGLPKALQNVTLASDSNAYFFTAHKDQDDLLKRDDYAIIAKLIDSGRIQFLQSDSGVEQIHELLDILHTMGSMIAVLEGGATVAGSFFDSGELDQCMYFYSPIIVGKGKNVIEGKGRQFIKESMDLHDVTSIYLGHDMLVSGYKESYQFEAV; encoded by the coding sequence TTGAACAGGATAGAGAAATTATTTTTAACCGATATGGAAAGCCAAAAACACAATGAATATATGACACTGGCGCTACAATTGGCTTTTGGCAGGTTGGGGGTAACGTCGCCAAATCCTGCAGTAGGAGCAGTTATTGTTAAGGATGATACTATCATAGCAAAAGGTTCAACCCAGGCCTGCGGTCTTGACCACGCCGAGGTTGTAGCCCTGAAGAATGCAGCAGGTAACACTACCGGTGCTTCAATGTATGTGACACTTGAGCCATGCTGTCACTGGGGTAAAACCCCACCCTGCACTGATGCAATAATAAAAGCTGGCATAAAAAAAGTAATGATTCCTGCACTTGACCCAAATCCTGCTGTTGCGGGTAAAGGGGTCAGAGCATTGCAACAGGCAGGCGTTGAGGTGGTGTTTTTACGCCAGTTTTCGCAGCCAGCTATTGATTTAATACGGCCGTTTAAAAAAAGTATTCTGCGACACAGGCCATTTGTTATTCATAAGGCAGCAATATCTCTTGACGGCAGGACGGCAACAACAACAGGCGATTCTAAATGGATAAGTTCACCTGTTTCACGACTTCTGGTGCACCGGCTGCGTGCATGTGCTGATACCATCATAGTTGGAAAAGCTACCGTTGAAATGGATAATCCAGCCCTTACAGTGCGTTATACTGAGTTTCCTCCTGAGGCTGAAAAATTTTTTGCAACCAGACAATATACTGCAGTGGGATATTCCAACAGTTTTATCAACGGGCTGCTTGAATTATGGAAAACGGATGTAACTCATGATTTGAAAAAAGTTGTGATAGGGCTACCAAAGGCATTACAGAATGTTACGCTAGCCAGCGATAGCAATGCGTATTTTTTTACCGCACATAAAGACCAAGATGATCTTTTGAAACGGGACGATTATGCCATTATTGCAAAACTTATTGACAGTGGGCGCATTCAGTTTTTGCAATCAGATAGCGGTGTGGAGCAGATTCATGAGTTGCTTGACATATTACATACAATGGGTTCAATGATTGCAGTGCTGGAAGGAGGAGCAACAGTTGCTGGATCATTCTTTGATTCAGGTGAGCTTGATCAGTGCATGTATTTTTATAGCCCAATTATAGTTGGCAAGGGGAAAAATGTCATTGAAGGCAAAGGCAGGCAGTTTATTAAAGAGTCTATGGATCTTCATGATGTAACCAGTATTTATTTGGGGCATGATATGCTTGTATCAGGGTATAAAGAAAGCTATCAGTTTGAGGCGGTGTAA
- the secF gene encoding protein translocase subunit SecF, with amino-acid sequence MEKIIPFIKYRFIAYAITITLIVIFSLQTYRNGGFNWGIDFVGGIKLTVKFEQGVDTAQIRKVLTQNKISAVIQQVGKEEDNEYLISTKLASRTENVEESTKELKTVIQSNFKNVEILSIETVGPAIGDFLKKSAGKLIALSIIIMTLYLAFRFELKYSIGAMVALLHDVILSILFCGFAGIEINIPIVAAILTIYGYSVNDTIIIFDRVRENLQIKTKQTFIDVIDKSITQTISRTLLTALTTLFAVFALYMIGGEGLNEFASVLLFGIVIGTYSSLYIASPFVLYWEKLAVRKA; translated from the coding sequence TTGGAAAAAATAATTCCTTTTATTAAATACAGATTTATTGCTTATGCAATTACAATAACATTAATTGTGATTTTTTCATTGCAGACCTATCGCAATGGAGGTTTTAACTGGGGTATTGATTTTGTTGGTGGTATAAAGCTTACCGTAAAATTTGAGCAAGGAGTTGATACCGCACAGATACGAAAGGTTTTAACTCAGAATAAAATTAGTGCAGTGATTCAGCAGGTAGGAAAAGAAGAGGATAATGAATATCTTATTTCTACCAAACTTGCCAGTCGTACTGAAAATGTTGAAGAAAGTACCAAAGAACTAAAAACTGTTATTCAGAGTAACTTTAAAAATGTTGAAATATTGAGTATAGAAACCGTGGGACCTGCAATAGGTGATTTTCTTAAAAAATCGGCAGGGAAGCTTATTGCGCTTTCAATTATAATTATGACGCTGTATCTGGCATTCCGGTTTGAATTGAAGTATTCTATTGGAGCAATGGTTGCGCTGTTACATGATGTTATTCTTTCAATTCTTTTTTGTGGATTTGCTGGAATTGAGATTAATATACCCATAGTTGCCGCAATCCTGACCATTTATGGTTATTCAGTAAACGATACCATTATTATATTTGACCGTGTTAGGGAAAATTTACAGATTAAAACCAAACAGACGTTTATAGATGTAATTGATAAATCTATAACTCAGACAATATCCAGAACGCTGCTTACTGCGCTTACCACATTGTTTGCTGTATTTGCACTGTATATGATTGGTGGTGAAGGTCTTAACGAATTTGCAAGCGTACTTCTGTTTGGTATAGTTATAGGAACATATTCATCTTTGTATATAGCTTCACCGTTTGTTCTGTACTGGGAAAAACTGGCAGTAAGAAAAGCCTGA